In Flavobacterium cerinum, one genomic interval encodes:
- a CDS encoding SGNH/GDSL hydrolase family protein — MKNKFIYFAVLAAMGLASCEPEFENEVSNASYSAGEADFSSYVAIGNSLTSGYMDGTVSRVGQQYSFPNILAHQFAVVGGGEFTQPSYEEDVNNLGGIAGIPGFPNRLVFNLAPKTDGNGNVIYDAAGKPVPQGVQPIAGTSTVTLIQQAKAYNNMGVPGAKTFHLTLQGYGNPANLSMQTANPYFVRFAMTPNSTVIGDAMTKNPTFFTNWIGNNDVLGYATNGGAGSTSGIGSADITPSAVFSASYNAIIAALTSGGAKGVVATIPAVTAIPFFTTVPYNPLTAAAVASAPDPTGAGAIQQLNTQLYGPLKQALTAFGAGDRINLLTATGKNPLLIKDETLTNLAPQLTAAFTPTLGPTLAAQYGQIFGQARQTTNNDLILLTTSSVIGTAPAGIPAPLNKYGVTYPLEDKHVLIPSEKTAIASATSDFNAIIRAAAQSKNLAVADMNAIMNQLAGGLRVEDGQVYTASYFDGTNANTVLFSLDGVHPNPRGYAIIANEVIKVINTHYNAKLPLVSGGTYPGITIVTTNQ, encoded by the coding sequence ATGAAAAATAAATTTATATATTTTGCAGTTTTGGCAGCGATGGGATTAGCGTCCTGTGAGCCGGAATTTGAAAATGAAGTTTCGAATGCAAGTTATTCGGCAGGAGAAGCGGATTTCAGTTCATATGTTGCTATCGGGAATTCCCTGACTTCTGGTTACATGGACGGTACTGTGTCAAGAGTGGGACAGCAATATTCGTTTCCTAATATCTTAGCGCATCAGTTTGCTGTAGTTGGCGGTGGTGAGTTTACACAACCTTCTTATGAAGAAGATGTTAATAATTTGGGCGGGATCGCAGGTATCCCGGGATTTCCAAATCGTTTGGTTTTTAACTTGGCACCGAAAACTGATGGGAATGGAAATGTTATATATGACGCGGCCGGAAAACCGGTTCCGCAAGGCGTACAGCCTATTGCGGGAACGTCAACAGTTACGTTGATACAACAGGCAAAAGCATATAATAATATGGGCGTGCCCGGAGCAAAAACGTTTCACCTGACTTTACAGGGATATGGAAATCCGGCTAATTTATCAATGCAAACTGCTAACCCGTATTTTGTTCGATTTGCAATGACACCTAATTCTACTGTTATTGGTGATGCGATGACAAAAAATCCAACTTTCTTTACGAATTGGATCGGGAATAATGATGTTTTAGGATATGCTACCAATGGTGGAGCAGGTTCTACTTCTGGGATAGGTTCAGCTGATATTACACCTTCTGCGGTATTCTCGGCTTCGTATAATGCAATAATTGCTGCGCTAACTTCCGGAGGAGCAAAAGGTGTTGTGGCTACAATTCCGGCTGTTACTGCTATTCCGTTTTTTACAACAGTTCCTTATAATCCATTAACTGCTGCGGCTGTTGCAAGTGCGCCGGATCCTACAGGTGCGGGAGCTATTCAACAGCTAAATACGCAATTGTACGGACCGTTAAAACAAGCACTAACTGCTTTTGGAGCAGGAGATCGTATCAATTTGCTTACAGCAACGGGTAAAAATCCGCTTTTGATTAAAGATGAAACTCTGACAAATCTTGCACCACAATTAACAGCAGCTTTTACGCCTACATTAGGGCCGACTTTGGCAGCACAATACGGGCAGATTTTCGGACAGGCAAGACAAACAACTAATAATGATTTAATCTTGTTAACGACTAGTAGTGTTATCGGAACGGCTCCGGCTGGAATCCCGGCGCCATTGAATAAATATGGTGTTACTTATCCGCTAGAAGATAAACACGTTTTGATTCCTTCAGAAAAGACAGCGATTGCTTCTGCAACTTCTGATTTTAATGCAATTATCAGAGCGGCAGCGCAATCTAAAAACTTAGCTGTTGCCGATATGAATGCAATTATGAATCAATTAGCCGGTGGGCTAAGAGTAGAGGATGGACAAGTTTATACGGCAAGTTATTTTGACGGTACGAATGCTAATACAGTATTGTTCTCCCTTGATGGTGTGCATCCGAATCCGAGAGGTTATGCGATCATAGCAAATGAAGTGATTAAAGTGATTAATACACATTATAATGCAAAACTACCGTTGGTTAGTGGTGGTACCTATCCGGGTATAACGATTGTGACTACGAATCAATAA
- a CDS encoding phage holin family protein, with protein sequence MNLLIRLLITTILVVVIANFLPGISVDSIKTALIVAVVLALLNTFLKPILVFFTLPVTVITLGLFLLVINAVMILICDYLIDGFEVKSFINALFFSIVLSVCQWILNLFVKD encoded by the coding sequence ATGAATTTACTTATTAGACTCCTGATTACGACCATTCTGGTGGTGGTTATAGCAAATTTTTTACCGGGAATTTCTGTAGATAGTATTAAAACGGCTCTTATTGTAGCGGTGGTATTAGCTTTGCTGAATACATTTTTAAAACCGATACTCGTGTTTTTTACCCTGCCTGTTACGGTAATAACGTTAGGATTGTTTTTGTTAGTGATCAATGCTGTGATGATTTTAATTTGTGATTATCTGATCGATGGATTCGAAGTGAAATCATTTATTAACGCCTTATTTTTTAGTATTGTGCTTTCAGTTTGTCAGTGGATACTGAATCTTTTTGTGAAAGACTAA